In Aequorivita sp. H23M31, a single window of DNA contains:
- a CDS encoding IS4 family transposase, which translates to MNKSKNFSGQPIIKQVLNFLDPKDVYRTAKKHNSDRYTKKFSTYDHLVTMIFAVISGCNSLREVTSIMLACEGKINHLGLRDFPKRSTLSDANKRRSAEVFADIYSGLYKRYHRFLSDSRTREPAIKDLKIVDSSTIALFSDILRGVGRNPLNGKKKGGIKMHTMINAMEDVPCLIKFSDAATHDHTFLKELGLKKGSYVVFDKGYVDYQQYEQWTLDGIYFVTRQKSNARYTSFEEFDIPNNVDDAVLKDEKITLSDKEGNEFHLRRIAFWHQEKSKVYEFITNNYEVEADRITDIYKNRWQIETMFKRLKQNFPLKYFLGDNQNAIEIQIWVSLIIQLIMLVIQRKAQRSWAYSNMVSVIRHHLMTYIDLFKFLKNPDSKWEEITTKNIGQLSFFDP; encoded by the coding sequence ATGAACAAAAGTAAAAATTTCAGCGGACAACCTATTATCAAACAAGTTTTAAACTTCCTTGACCCTAAGGATGTTTATCGGACAGCAAAAAAGCATAACAGCGACAGGTACACCAAAAAGTTCAGCACCTATGATCACTTGGTTACGATGATATTCGCTGTTATCAGTGGCTGCAACTCACTTCGCGAGGTAACGAGTATAATGCTGGCGTGCGAGGGCAAGATCAACCATTTGGGGCTACGGGACTTTCCAAAACGCAGTACATTGTCCGATGCCAACAAAAGAAGAAGTGCAGAGGTCTTTGCGGATATTTACTCTGGTCTCTATAAACGCTACCACCGGTTTTTATCGGACAGCAGAACCAGGGAGCCCGCCATAAAGGACCTCAAAATAGTCGATTCCTCGACAATAGCGCTCTTTAGCGACATCTTGAGGGGTGTTGGCCGGAACCCGCTCAACGGCAAAAAGAAGGGCGGGATAAAGATGCACACGATGATCAATGCCATGGAAGATGTTCCCTGCCTGATCAAATTTTCTGATGCCGCAACGCACGATCATACATTTTTAAAAGAACTTGGTCTAAAAAAGGGCTCCTATGTTGTTTTTGACAAGGGATATGTAGATTATCAGCAGTACGAGCAATGGACGTTGGACGGCATCTACTTTGTGACCAGGCAAAAGAGCAATGCACGCTATACGAGCTTTGAAGAGTTTGATATACCGAACAACGTGGACGATGCTGTCCTCAAGGATGAAAAGATAACGCTTTCCGATAAGGAAGGCAACGAATTTCATCTGCGACGGATAGCCTTTTGGCACCAGGAGAAGAGCAAGGTATATGAGTTCATCACCAACAACTATGAAGTGGAGGCCGACAGGATCACTGATATCTACAAAAATCGCTGGCAGATAGAGACCATGTTCAAACGCCTAAAACAGAACTTTCCCCTCAAATACTTTCTGGGCGATAACCAAAATGCAATAGAGATACAGATCTGGGTCAGTCTGATCATTCAACTCATAATGCTCGTAATACAAAGAAAGGCGCAGAGAAGTTGGGCATATTCAAATATGGTGTCTGTAATACGCCACCATTTGATGACCTACATCGATCTGTTCAAGTTCCTGAAAAACCCAGACTCCAAATGGGAAGAAATCACCACAAAAAACATTGGCCAATTGAGCTTTTTCGATCCTTAG